The following are from one region of the Cumulibacter manganitolerans genome:
- a CDS encoding alanine racemase, with product MTRARRVRPAAPGAPPGNRPGAPPPPDGPWRALRTAGGPIAVVDLDAFDANAEGLLRRAAGTPIRVASKSVRSRALISRVLQMEGYAGVLGYSVREAVWLAEHGIRDVVVAYPSVDRDAIAAVASSPALAEQICFMVDLPEHVRLLVDLAVLAGARLRVAIDADCSLRLGPLSVGVHRSKVRTPEDAGRLAGLIARTPGVRLCGLMLYEAQVAGVPDDRRGIRLVKRLSNDQLSRRRREIRAAVEGHGSLELVNGGGTGSLHTTRLDPAVTELAAGSGLFMPASFDGFADLGTRPAAWFASPVTRKPADDVVVTFSGGYHASGAPGRSRLPVPTYPAGLSYFAQEGAGEVQTPLRGAAARRLNVGDLVWFRHAKAGEMCERFTELLLVRGGQVVERVPTYRGEGQSFG from the coding sequence GTGACCCGCGCCCGGCGGGTGCGACCGGCCGCCCCGGGTGCGCCGCCCGGGAACAGACCGGGAGCGCCGCCGCCCCCGGACGGGCCGTGGCGGGCGCTGCGTACCGCGGGGGGACCGATCGCGGTCGTCGACCTGGACGCCTTCGACGCCAACGCCGAAGGCCTGCTGCGGCGCGCCGCCGGGACACCTATCCGCGTGGCGTCCAAGTCCGTGCGGTCGCGGGCGCTGATCTCGCGGGTCCTGCAGATGGAGGGGTACGCCGGCGTCCTCGGCTACTCGGTACGCGAGGCCGTCTGGCTCGCCGAGCACGGCATCCGGGACGTCGTCGTCGCCTACCCGTCCGTCGACCGCGACGCGATCGCCGCCGTGGCCTCCTCGCCCGCGCTCGCCGAGCAGATCTGCTTCATGGTCGACCTGCCGGAGCACGTCCGGCTGCTCGTCGACCTGGCGGTCCTCGCCGGCGCGCGGCTGCGGGTGGCGATCGACGCCGACTGCTCGCTGCGGCTCGGACCCCTCAGCGTCGGCGTGCACCGATCAAAGGTGCGCACCCCCGAGGACGCCGGGCGCCTCGCCGGGCTGATCGCGCGGACCCCCGGCGTCCGGCTCTGCGGCCTCATGCTCTACGAGGCGCAGGTCGCCGGCGTCCCCGACGACCGCCGCGGCATCCGCCTCGTGAAGCGGCTCTCCAACGACCAGCTGAGCCGTCGCCGGCGGGAGATCCGGGCCGCCGTGGAGGGGCACGGGAGCCTCGAGCTCGTCAACGGCGGCGGCACCGGCAGCCTGCACACCACGCGGCTCGACCCCGCCGTCACCGAGCTCGCCGCCGGGTCGGGCCTGTTCATGCCAGCCAGCTTCGACGGGTTCGCGGACCTCGGGACGCGGCCCGCGGCGTGGTTCGCCTCGCCGGTCACCCGCAAGCCCGCCGACGACGTGGTGGTGACCTTCAGCGGCGGCTATCACGCCTCGGGCGCCCCCGGACGCTCGCGGCTGCCGGTGCCGACCTACCCCGCCGGGCTGTCCTACTTCGCGCAGGAAGGCGCCGGGGAGGTGCAGACCCCGCTGCGCGGGGCCGCGGCCCGCCGGCTGAACGTCGGCGACCTCGTGTGGTTCCGGCACGCGAAGGCGGGGGAGATGTGCGAGCGGTTCACCGAGCTGCTGCTGGTCCGCGGCGGCCAGGTGGTCGAGCGGGTCCCGACGTACCGCGGGGAGGGGCAGAGCTTTGGCTGA